A window of the Brassica oleracea var. oleracea cultivar TO1000 chromosome C1, BOL, whole genome shotgun sequence genome harbors these coding sequences:
- the LOC106292316 gene encoding bidirectional sugar transporter SWEET2-like isoform X2: MRNKSTEQFSGLPYIYALLNCLICLWYGSPYVSQRNFMLVTVNGVGATFQLCYIILFILHTDKKTKMRMLVLLLVVFAVVALIVVGSLQIPEKVTRWYLVGFMSCGSLVSMFASPLFVINLVIQTKSVEFMPFYLSLSTFLMSASFFMFGIFNSDAFVYTPNGIGTVLGIVQLSLYCYYHRNSIEEETKEPLIVSYV; this comes from the exons ATGAGGAACAAATCTACCGAGCAATTCTCTGGTTTACCGTATATTTACGCTCTCTTAAACTGCTTGATCTGCCTTTGGTATGGCTCACCTTACGTATCCCAAAGAAACTTCATGCTTGTGACTGTTAATGGCGTTGGAGCCACTTTCCAGCTTTGTTACATTATCCTCTTCATCTTGCATACAGACAAGAAAACCAAG ATGAGGATGCTTGTTTTGCTTCTTGTGGTGTTTGCTGTGGTTGCGTTGATCGTAGTTGGAAGTTTGCAGATACCTGAGAAGGTCACACGATGGTACCTTGTCGGGTTCATGAGCTGCGGTTCTCTTGTCTCGATGTTTGCCTCTCCTTTGTTTGTTATT AACTTAGTGATTCAGACAAAGAGTGTTGAGTTCATGCCGTTTTATCTCTCTCTATCGACTTTCTTGATGAGCGCTTCCTTCTTCATGTTCGGAATATTCAACAGTGACGCCTTTGTTTAT ACACCAAATGGAATAGGAACGGTTCTTGGTATTGTGCAGCTATCTTTGTATTGCTACTACCACAGAAACTCTATAGAGGAGGAAACAAAAGAGCCCTTGATTGTTTCTTATGTGTGA
- the LOC106292329 gene encoding uncharacterized protein LOC106292329, whose protein sequence is MEALWKLEDKLKLTTKDAVVILVGTTAAVTLLCIAAAFLNRNSRGKQVADAEWAFVESRTMDQKRNCKWSKVKRRLMGSFCWSSAVKWMEMETRPPPQRTLLAVKERSLNAVDQVWQRPILMGEKCELPRFSGLILYDERGDPIQHSPSQEEVKQTPLVRTTLRDLL, encoded by the exons ATGGAAGCCTTGTGGAAGTTGGAGGATAAACTGAAGCTAACAACGAAAGACGCGGTAGTGATCTTGGTCGGAACAACGGCTGCAGTAACGCTCCTCTGCATAGCCGCAGCGTTTCTCAACCGCAATTCTCGAGGAAAGCAAGTAGCAGACGCGGAGTGGGCGTTTGTTGAGTCAAGAACAATGGATCAAAAGAGGAACTGTAAGTGGAGCAAAGTGAAGAGAAGGTTGATGGGCTCGTTTTGTTGGAGCTCTGCAGTTAAGTGGATGGAGATGGAAACACGACCGCCGCCGCAGCGGACATTGCTTGCGGTTAAAGAAAGAAGTCTTAATGCGGTTGATCAGGTTTGGCAGCGACCGATTCTGATGGGTGAGAAATGTGAACTTCCACGGTTTAGTGGTTTAATATTGTATGATGAACGTGGCGATCCGATTCAGCATTCTCCATCTCAAGAAGAA GTTAAACAGACTCCTCTGGTAAGAACAACTTTGAGAGATTTGCTTTGA
- the LOC106339379 gene encoding uncharacterized protein LOC106339379: MNILSIMLNNAADDLRIKYHHKCSSSRLTHLCFADDLLIFIDGSIDSVQNVLQVLKEFELRSGLAVTVQKSCFFASGLIQQEVDSIKASTGMPNGLLPVRYLGVPLCTKKLTLSNCEVLIQQVKAKFNSWTVKTLSFVGRLLLIKTVIAGITNFWCSNFLLPKACIAKINSLCGMFLWKGSIEGNHTARVSWETVTKSREGGGLGIKDLGTWNKACCLKLIWMLFFQGGSVWVAWFKTEILNGNLSNYWTVNTSPSNSWLANKLIKLRGEVYTWIRLRVGNGVNCRFRIDNWTSLGSLKDYFAANASSRQGIPLIATLSDLNRAGDWNIPQPRSEAMLQAHIALTTISLVEEEDSYEWVVTGVPTGRYKTSLIYCKLKGEKQMVPWAKIVWTKGGIPKHNFLTWLFVLDRCPTRDRLRSWGLPVD; the protein is encoded by the coding sequence ATGAATATCCTGTCTATCATGTTGAACAATGCGGCTGATGACCTACGGATTAAGTATCACCATAAATGCTCATCCTCGAGGCTCACACACTTATGCTTTGCAGACGACCTCCTGATCTTCATAGATGGCTCCATTGACTCTGTTCAGAATGTTCTTCAGGTTCTAAAAGAGTTTGAGCTTCGCTCTGGTCTAGCGGTGACTGTGCAGAAAAGCTGTTTCTTTGCGTCCGGCCTGATACAGCAAGAAGTTGACTCTATCAAAGCTTCGACGGGCATGCCAAATGGTCTCCTTCCTGTTCGATACCTTGGTGTTCCCTTATGTACAAAGAAGCTCACTCTCTCCAACTGTGAGGTTCTGATACAACAAGTCAAGGCCAAATTCAACTCGTGGACAGTTAAGACATTATCATTTGTGGGAAGGTTATTGCTAATCAAAACTGTCATTGCGGGGATAACAAACTTTTGGTGCTCTAACTTTTTACTCCCTAAGGCGTGCATTGCAAAGATAAACTCTCTCTGTGGGATGTTTTTGTGGAAAGGCTCTATAGAGGGAAATCACACTGCTAGAGTATCTTGGGAGACGGTAACGAAATCGCGAGAAGGCGGGGGACTAGGAATCAAAGACTTGGGAACATGGAACAAAGCTTGCTGTCTTAAGCTAATTTGGATGTTGTTCTTCCAAGGAGGATCAGTATGGGTAGCTTGGTTCAAGACAGAGATCCTAAATGGCAACCTATCTAACTACTGGACGGTAAACACGAGCCCTTCAAATTCTTGGTTGGCCAACAAATTAATTAAGCTGAGAGGAGAAGTATATACCTGGATAAGGCTGAGAGTTGGGAATGGAGTGAATTGTCGCTTCCGGATTGATAACTGGACATCGCTTGGATCACTTAAAGACTACTTTGCAGCGAATGCGTCCTCAAGGCAGGGTATCCCCCTGATTGCAACTCTGTCTGATTTAAATAGAGCTGGAGATTGGAATATCCCCCAGCCTCGATCAGAAGCAATGTTGCAGGCGCATATAGCATTGACTACGATATCACTGGTGGAAGAAGAGGACAGTTATGAGTGGGTAGTCACTGGTGTACCTACAGGGAGGTACAAAACCTCACTGATATATTGTAAACTGAAGGGTGAGAAACAGATGGTACCTTGGGCGAAGATTGTTTGGACAAAAGGTGGGATTCCAAAGCATAACTTCCTCACATGGCTTTTCGTTTTGGATAGATGTCCTACTAGGGACCGCCTTCGAAGTTGGGGACTGCCGGTGGACTAA
- the LOC106316973 gene encoding pentatricopeptide repeat-containing protein At3g14730, with product MTVFFFRIQIQKFSIGTLRLLPRNPDLFSAIKPPALSSFYSTLSLRIEEQPKRYEHHNVATCIAALQRCAQRNDAVSGGELHGFMVRKGLLDDSPRAVTSLVNMYAKCGLMRRAITVSGGSDRDVFAYNAIISGFVVNGFPYDAVEMYREMRANGILPDKYTFPSLLKGSDAMEVSDVKKVHGLAFKLGFDSDRYVGSALVSSYLKFRLMEDAQKVFDELPDRDDSVLWNALVIGYSQIYKFEDALRVFSQMREEGVALSRHTITGVLSAFTVLADVDNGRSIHGLAVKTGFDSGTVLSNALIDMYGKSRWLEEAVKIFEAMDNERDIFTWNSVLCVHDYCGDHDGALALFNRMLCSGIRPDLVTLTTVLPTCGRLAALNQGREIHGYMIVNGLLNRNSNDEFINNSLVDMYAKCGDLRDAQTVFDSMRNKDSASWNIMINGYGVQSCGELALDMFSRMCEAGVRPDEITFVGLLQACNHSGFVSNGRRFLAEMETVYNIVPTSDHYTCVIDMLGRAGKLEEAYKLAVTMPVRDNPVVWRSILASCRLHGNNIGLAELAVKRLYELEPEHSGGYILMSNLYMEAGGYERVFALRDAMKEQNMKKTAASSWIEVKHELHTFFNSDKTHPEYESIEACLSPLTSHIYGGHQYTLLDDYV from the coding sequence ATGACCGTCTTCTTCTTTCGAATCCAGATTCAAAAATTTTCCATCGGAACTCTGAGGTTACTCCCACGAAACCCAGATCTCTTCTCCGCTATAAAGCCTCCTGCTTTATCATCTTTCTACTCCACACTCTCTTTGCGAATCGAAGAACAGCCGAAGAGATACGAGCACCACAATGTCGCTACCTGCATCGCCGCATTGCAACGCTGCGCGCAGCGCAACGACGCCGTTTCCGGTGGGGAGCTACACGGCTTCATGGTCAGAAAAGGGCTTCTCGACGACTCACCTCGCGCCGTCACCAGCCTCGTCAACATGTACGCCAAGTGCGGCCTCATGCGGCGCGCGATCACCGTCTCCGGTGGATCCGATCGCGATGTGTTCGCTTATAACGCGATTATCTCTGGGTTTGTTGTGAATGGGTTTCCTTACGATGCTGTTGAGATGTACAGAGAGATGAGAGCTAATGGAATTTTACCCGATAAGTATACGTTTCCTAGTTTGCTTAAAGGAAGTGATGCCATGGAGGTTTCTGATGTTAAGAAGGTTCACGGATTAGCTTTTAAACTTGGGTTTGATTCGGATCGCTATGTAGGGAGTGCGTTAGTGAGTTCTTATTTGAAGTTTAGGTTGATGGAGGATGCGCAGAAGGTGTTCGACGAATTGCCTGACAGAGATGACAGTGTGCTTTGGAACGCTTTGGTTATTGGTTATTCTCAGATATATAAGTTTGAGGATGCTTTGAGAGTTTTTAGTCAAATGCGTGAAGAAGGTGTTGCCTTGAGTAGGCATACCATCACCGGCGTCTTGTCAGCGTTCACCGTGTTAGCGGATGTTGATAACGGTAGATCGATCCACGGCCTCGCAGTGAAAACGGGGTTTGATTCTGGAACCGTTTTGTCGAATGCGTTGATTGATATGTATGGAAAGAGTAGGTGGCTAGAGGAAGCAGTCAAGATCTTTGAAGCGATGGATAACGAGAGAGACATCTTTACGTGGAACTCGGTGTTGTGTGTTCATGACTACTGTGGTGATCATGATGGAGCTTTAGCTCTGTTCAACAGGATGCTTTGCTCCGGAATCAGACCAGATCTCGTTACACTGACGACAGTTCTCCCCACTTGCGGTCGTTTAGCTGCGTTGAACCAGGGAAGAGAGATTCATGGCTACATGATCGTCAACGGACTCTTAAACCGAAACTCCAATGATGAATTCATCAACAACTCATTGGTGGACATGTACGCGAAATGCGGGGACTTGAGAGATGCGCAGACGGTTTTCGACTCGATGAGGAATAAAGACTCAGCTTCTTGGAACATTATGATTAACGGTTACGGTGTCCAGAGCTGCGGTGAGTTAGCTTTGGATATGTTCTCGCGCATGTGCGAAGCAGGTGTCAGACCTGATGAAATCACATTCGTTGGGTTGCTACAAGCATGTAACCACTCAGGCTTTGTTAGCAACGGGAGAAGGTTCCTGGCGGAGATGGAGACAGTGTACAACATTGTCCCAACAAGTGATCACTACACTTGTGTGATAGACATGCTTGGCCGTGCAGGGAAGCTAGAGGAAGCATATAAGTTAGCAGTAACAATGCCTGTGAGGGATAATCCTGTTGTCTGGAGGTCAATATTAGCATCTTGTCGTCTCCACGGGAACAACATAGGCCTGGCGGAATTGGCTGTAAAGCGGTTATATGAGCTAGAGCCAGAGCATAGCGGCGGTTATATATTAATGTCTAATCTTTATATGGAAGCCGGTGGATACGAACGAGTTTTTGCCCTTAGAGACGCAATGAAAGAACAGAATATGAAGAAGACAGCAGCTAGTAGCTGGATTGAGGTCAAGCATGAGCTTCACACGTTCTTTAACAGCGATAAGACTCACCCGGAATATGAATCTATCGAGGCTTGTTTAAGTCCGTTGACTTCTCATATATATGGTGGTCATCAGTATACGCTGCTTGACGATTATGTCTAA
- the LOC106339388 gene encoding LOW QUALITY PROTEIN: protein Jade-1-like (The sequence of the model RefSeq protein was modified relative to this genomic sequence to represent the inferred CDS: inserted 2 bases in 1 codon; deleted 1 base in 1 codon) produces MDPQFQHLPPLKRLRLMQRDLELSHQQQKLPSQSEEVKSLQLTAKKRKQNGIMCDVCQSTDGDPSNPIVFCDGCDLMVHASCYGNPLVKPIPEGDWYCVKXSLKKREKMFSCCLCTSTGGAMKPTKDGRLAHITCSLFVPEVYLEDPEGREGVCCSEIPSKRWEDGCYLCKIRGGCVIECSEMKCELAFHFTCGLKEDLCVECREGKKSGGIVVGFCDEHTKLWERQQESGKYKIVARN; encoded by the exons ATGGATCCTCAGTTTCAGCATTTGCCTCCTCTCAAACGATTAAGACTGATGCAGCGAGATCTCGAACTTTCCCATCAGCAGCAGAAGCTACCGAGCCAATCCGAGGAGGTGAAGTCTTTGCAGTTAACGGCGAAGAAGAGGAAACA AAATGGGATTATGTGTGATGTATGTCAAAGCACAGACGGTGATCCATCAAACCCAATCGTGTTCTGCGACGGTTGCGACTTAATGGTCCATGCTTCCTGTTATGGCAACCCTTTGGTTAAACCTATACCAGAAGGTGATTGGTATTGCGTCAA GTCGTTGAAGAAGAGAGAAAAGATGTTCTCTTGCTGTTTGTGTACATCAACAGGT GGGGCGATGAAACCGACAAAGGATGGTCGATTGGCTCACATCACATGCTCGTTGTTTGTGCCGGAAGTATACTTAGAGGATCCTGAAGGAAGGGAAGGGGTTTGTTGCAGCGAGATACCGAGCAAGAGATGGGAAGATGGGTGTTACTTGTGCAAGATTAGAGGTGGGTGTGTTATAGAGTGTTCGGAGATGAAGTGTGAGTTGGCTTTCCACTTTACTTGCGGGTTGAAGGAAGATCTTTGTGTTGAGTGCCGTGAAGGCAAAAAGAGTGGTGGTATTGTTGTTGGTTTCTGTGATGAGCATACTAAACTGTGGGAAAGG CAACAGGAAAGTGGGAAGTACAAGATTGTTGCCAGAAATTAA
- the LOC106339360 gene encoding mucin-17-like encodes MSNPWATVSRSSASLPSSCTTGDKRNLIPPDPPDPLSHLPLAQYPPLSPTIPSRRSRAIAFSTVAPLLSTPTVQQISAGFSTTDIAPCNVDTEMILENASIVDPQTRSEATVDNTIALQPQTTTTVASSTDLTNTSSETFTVLPPKPTSPIQTNKTSSSTPTVTSVCSDAAPLPSEKTTAPPPLAFDRPQTFVKPLPLPPNPTLVEKIRRFEDKTLKRIAPATISASGRPTVMIPDTVFQKGADLHKDFIWTSTTRSTAPSFSSIKIWAHLTGIPLDLRHQDGLSLVAGLVGEPKETDDFTKNLVSLTLAHAKVEVDLTKPLPDVVEFTRQSGEVVEVLVAYPRLPPTCSHCKELGHIAKNCLLILPPQKAPPPPAPRTKTPPATKEPPVPNHHHSSPSKSTAKPSPKVPPKNPTPINPLSALPSATTTPYPLPLDPKSVVPPAIPMEAPSDSRSPSSFSTPKKLKPKSLSILNTSSPISFSSASHPTFNIPSPSYQPSLKRSRSDPSISPPNSLSLLSSSSKPPIYPPPSNHFSLLATLDSSHPMGESNPSS; translated from the exons ATGTCAAACCCGTGGGCTACAGTTAGCCGCTCCTCCGCCTCGCTTCCGTCGTCTTGTACCACCGGTGATAAGAGAAACCTCATCCCCCCAGACCCACCTGATCCTCTCTCCCATCTTCCCTTAGCTCAGTATCCTCCTCTCTCCCCAACCATCCCTTCCCGCCGTTCCAGAGCAATAGCTTTCTCAACTGTTGCTCCTCTACTTTCCACCCCAACTGTCCAACAGATATCTGCTGGTTTCTCTACCACTGATATTGCTCCCTGCAATGTCGATACTGAAATGATCTTGGAAAATGCATCTATTGTAGATCCACAAACCAGATCTGAAGCAACTGTTGATAACACAATAGCTCTTCAGCCCCAAACAACAACTACTGTAGCTAGCTCTACAGATCTGACTAATACCTCATCTGAAACCTTTACTGTCTTGCCGCCAAAGCCTACCTCCCCTATCCAAACAAATAAAACATCCTCCTCAACTCCAACTGTTACTAGTGTCTGTTCTGATGCTGCTCCTTTGCCTTCTGAAAAAACCACTGCCCCCCCTCCTCTTGCCTTTGATCGCCCTCAAACCTTTGTTAAACCTCTGCCCCTTCCTCCCAACCCTACTCTTGTGGAAAAAATTCGCAGATTTGAAGATAAAACCCTAAAAAGAATAGCACCAGCCACCATTTCAGCGTCGGGAAGACCGACTGTCATGATTCCGGATACTGTCTTCCAAAAGGGAGCTGATTTACACAAGGATTTCATT TGGACATCTACTACTAGGTCTACGGCACCATCCTTCTCATCAATCAAAATTTGGGCACACCTTACTGGTATTCCTCTTGATCTCCGTCACCAGGATGGTCTCAGTCTGGTAGCGGGCCTTGTAGGTGAACCTAAAGAAACGGATGATTTCACAAAGAACCTTGTTAGCCTTACTCTTGCGCATGCCAAAGTGGAAGTTGATCTCACCAAACCTTTACCTGATGTTGTTGAATTCACTAGACAGTCTGGAGAGGTTGTTGAAGTTCTTGTTGCTTATCCTCGGCTTCCTCCGACTTGCTCCCATTGTAAAGAACTAGGGCATATCGCAAAGAACTGCCTCCTTATTCTTCCCCCTCAGAAGGCTCCTCCCCCTCCGGCTCCGCGAACCAAAACTCCTCCTGCTACCAAAGAACCACCAGTACCTAACCATCACCATTCCTCCCCATCAAAATCTACTGCCAAACCTTCACCTAAAGTACCACCAAAAAATCCCACTCCCATTAACCCTCTAAGCGCTCTTCCCTCTGCTACAACTACTCCCTATCCGCTTCCACTTGATCCTAAATCTGTTGTACCTCCTGCAATCCCCATGGAAGCCCCCTCTGATAGCCGCTCCCCTTCCTCTTTCTCCACTCCTAAAAAATTAAAACCAAAAAGTTTATCAATTCTAAACACTTCTTCACCCATTTCGTTCTCATCTGCCAGTCACCCTACCTTCAATATACCCAGCCCCTCCTATCAACCTTCCCTAAAACGCTCCCGTTCTGACCCCTCTATCTCCCCCCCAAACTCCTTAAGCCTCCTCTCCAGTTCCTCCAAACCCCCCATTTACCCTCCCCCCTCTAACCATTTCTCTCTTCTGGCCACTTTAGACTCATCCCATCCTATGGGTGAGTCTAACCCTTCTTCTTAA
- the LOC106316983 gene encoding mitogen-activated protein kinase 19 — MQQVQGKKSMKEIDFFTEYGDANRYQILEVIGKGSYGVVCAAIDTHTGEKVAIKKINDVFEHISDALRILREVKLLRLLRHPDIVEIKSIMLPPSKREFKDIYVVFELMESDLHQVIKANDDLTKEHHQFFLYQMLRALKYMHTANVYHRDLKPKNILANANCKLKVCDFGLARVSFNDTPTTVFWTDYVATRWYRAPELCGSFCSKYTPAIDIWSIGCIFAEVLLGKPLFPGKSVVHQLELITDLLGTPKSETVAGVRNEKARKYLGEMRKKSPVPFTQKFPNADPSALRLLQRLLAFDPKDRPTATEALADPYFKGLAKIEREPSCQQISKMEFEFERRRLTKDDIRELIYREILEYHPQLLKDYMNGSEGSSFLYPSAIGHLRKQFAYLEENSGKSGPVIPPERKHTSLPRSTVHSSVVSSNAQPGLNAPDSRRVSFEPSRNGVVPSTSANPTKPLRPPPRVPSARPGRAVESSSVTYANNRNLKESSHDARTSYYRSTVPPPQTASPNGFFHPNTMNQEKRGGGGTETASQPKPQFVPTQCNSAKPAELNPNPYVVQSQHKVGIDAKLLQAQSQYGPAGAAAVAVAAHRSVGTVGYGMS; from the exons ATGCAGCAAGTTCAAGGGAAGAAG AGCATGAAAGAGATAGACTTTTTCACAGAGTACGGCGACGCAAACCGTTACCAGATCCTCGAAGTGATCGGGAAAGGAAGCTACGGAGTCGTATGCGCAGCCATCGACACGCACACTGGAGAGAAAGTCGCTATCAAGAAGATTAACGATGTCTTCGAACACATCTCCGACGCTCTCCGTATCCTCCGCGAGGTCAAGCTTCTCCGGCTCCTGAGGCACCCTGACATAGTCGAGATCAAAAGCATCATGCTTCCGCCTTCTAAAAGAGAGTTCAAAGACATTTACGTCGTGTTTGAGCTCATGGAGTCGGATCTGCATCAAGTCATCAAAGCTAATGATGACTTGACGAAGGAGCACCATCAGTTTTTTCTTTATCAGATGCTTCGTGCCTTGAAGTATATGCACACAG CTAATGTGTACCATCGTGATCTTAAACCGAAGAACATACTGGCTAATGCGAACTGCAAGTTGAAAGTTTGTGACTTTGGACTAGCGAGAGTGTCCTTCAATGATACGCCTACCACAGTCTTTTGGACG GATTATGTTGCCACAAGATGGTACAGGGCACCTGAGCTCTGTGGCTCATTCTGTTCCAAG TATACTCCAGCGATTGACATTTGGAGCATTGGCTGCATCTTTGCGGAGGTGTTGTTAGGGAAGCCTCTGTTTCCTGGAAAAAGCGTGGTTCATCAGCTAGAGCTCATCACAGATCTTCTTGGCACACCAAAATCAGAGACCGTTGCTGGA GTTCGAAATGAAAAAGCTAGAAAATACCTGGGGGAAATGAGGAAGAAGAGTCCAGTCCCCTTTACGCAAAAGTTTCCTAACGCAGATCCTTCAGCATTGCGCCTTTTGCAGAGACTGTTGGCTTTTGATCCAAAGGATAGGCCAACTGCTACAGAG GCGCTGGCTGATCCTTACTTTAAGGGCCTTGCTAAGATTGAAAGAGAACCTTCTTGTCAGCAAATCTCGAAGATGGAATTTGAATTTGAACGAAGAAGGTTAACAAAGGATGACATTAGAGAGCTGATATACAGGGAGATACTAGAATACCATCCTCAGCTGCTCAAGGATTATATGAACGGATCTGAAGGCTCTAGTTTCTTATATCCTAG TGCCATTGGTCATCTGAGGAAACAGTTTGCGTACCTAGAAGAGAATAGCGGCAAAAGCGGGCCAGTCATACCTCCAGAGAGAAAGCATACTTCACTTCCACG GTCTACCGTCCACTCCAGTGTAGTAAGCTCCAATGCTCAACCTGGCTTGAATGCACCAGACAGTCGACGTGTTTCTTTCGAGCCTTCAAGAAATGGAGTGGTTCCATCAACTTCAGCTAATCCAACTAAACCTTTACGACCTCCTCCAAGAGTACCATCTGCTAGACCAGGCCGTGCTGTGGAATCATCATCTGTAACTTATGCGAACAACAGGAACCTCAAAGAATCGTCCCATGATGCAAGGACATCTTACTACAGAAGCACAGTACCCCCTCCACAGACCGCATCTCCTAACGGTTTCTTCCATCCTAACACCATGAACCAAGAGAAGCGTGGTGGTGGTGGTACAGAAACTGCTTCTCAGCCAAAACCGCAGTTTGTCCCAACACAATGCAACTCCGCAAAGCCAGCTGAGCTGAACCCGAACCCTTATGTCGTCCAATCACAGCACAAGGTTGGTATTGATGCTAAGCTGTTGCAAGCACAATCCCAGTATGGTCCTGCAGGAGCTGCCGCTGTTGCAGTAGCAGCACACCGGAGCGTAGGCACGGTTGGGTATGGCATGTCTTAG
- the LOC106292316 gene encoding bidirectional sugar transporter SWEET2-like isoform X1, translating to MYETEKLLMEFFTVDGSFSKWKDVAGIAGNIFAFGLFVSPMPTFRRIMRNKSTEQFSGLPYIYALLNCLICLWYGSPYVSQRNFMLVTVNGVGATFQLCYIILFILHTDKKTKMRMLVLLLVVFAVVALIVVGSLQIPEKVTRWYLVGFMSCGSLVSMFASPLFVINLVIQTKSVEFMPFYLSLSTFLMSASFFMFGIFNSDAFVYTPNGIGTVLGIVQLSLYCYYHRNSIEEETKEPLIVSYV from the exons ATGTATGAGACAGAGAAGCTTCTTATGGAGTTCTTTACTGTAGATGGTTCTTTCTCCAAGTGGAAAGATGTTGCTGGAATCGCAG GTAACATATTTGCATTTGGGCTATTTGTTTCACCGAT GCCAACATTTAGGAGAATCATGAGGAACAAATCTACCGAGCAATTCTCTGGTTTACCGTATATTTACGCTCTCTTAAACTGCTTGATCTGCCTTTGGTATGGCTCACCTTACGTATCCCAAAGAAACTTCATGCTTGTGACTGTTAATGGCGTTGGAGCCACTTTCCAGCTTTGTTACATTATCCTCTTCATCTTGCATACAGACAAGAAAACCAAG ATGAGGATGCTTGTTTTGCTTCTTGTGGTGTTTGCTGTGGTTGCGTTGATCGTAGTTGGAAGTTTGCAGATACCTGAGAAGGTCACACGATGGTACCTTGTCGGGTTCATGAGCTGCGGTTCTCTTGTCTCGATGTTTGCCTCTCCTTTGTTTGTTATT AACTTAGTGATTCAGACAAAGAGTGTTGAGTTCATGCCGTTTTATCTCTCTCTATCGACTTTCTTGATGAGCGCTTCCTTCTTCATGTTCGGAATATTCAACAGTGACGCCTTTGTTTAT ACACCAAATGGAATAGGAACGGTTCTTGGTATTGTGCAGCTATCTTTGTATTGCTACTACCACAGAAACTCTATAGAGGAGGAAACAAAAGAGCCCTTGATTGTTTCTTATGTGTGA